GCACAAGACATTGCAGGTGGTCTAGTAGTAACTCTTCCATCTGAAAAAGACTTTAGACATCCAGAAGCAGGACCACTACTCAAAAAATACCTAGCAGGAAGAAAAGGCGTTGATGTTGAAAATAGAATGAGAATATTGAGATTAATTGAAAACATGACTCTTGGTAGAAATGCCGTTGGATATCTAACAGAGTCCATGCATGGTGCAGGTTCTCCTCAAGCACAACGAATCCAGATTCAAAGACAGATGCAAGTAGGATACAAAAAGAATCTTGCAAAGAATCTGGCAGGAATTACAAACGATGTTGAAGAACCACATGAACCCTCTGAATACTTTAAGCGACTCTTCAAAACTAAAGAATCGATTCTTTAAAATCATTTCAACTTAGATTGACACTATTAGATATTCAAACCAAGATTTTTTACTAATTCATAAATGATTCTACTCTTGAAACAGATAATTTCTGAGGATCCTTTTTTAGTAAATTCGACGTAATGATACTACCAAGCAAGCAGGACGATCTATTGCTTGAATCTAAAGCATATGTGAACCTGTTTGCTTGAATTTTAACGAATTTGATTCATTCTTTCTTTTTCTCATCTGTATTGTTTTCTTCAACAGATTTTTCTATACCTTCTAATTTTTTTTCAATGTCTTCTGATGTCTCCCCATGTTCTGATGTCTCCCCATGTTCTGAATATTCAGAGTCTTTCTCTATTTTATCAATGTCAGATAGATCTTCAATAATATCTGGATTTTCTGAGTTTATGGGATCGGTGAATGTGAGTTCTTTTTCATTTTTCTTCTTTACCATCTGTTTTACAACCATGATACCTATCACAACTGCAATTATGACATAGTTGATTGGTGGTTTTAGTAACTGTGTGACATATCCAACTTGTGGAATCGTATATGCTACTTTTCCTATGTATTCTTCTTCAGTAATTGGAAAATCAGTTCCAGGAATAGATGCAGGATTTGCATCACCTTTTGTTCTAATTGTTTTAGGATCATCATCAATAATTGATGCAACTCTATGTACAATTACTCGATTGTGATCAGATGGCCGATTAAATACAATGATGTCTCCTATTTCAATATCTTCAAAAGGTTCGTGTCCTTGTACTACTAGTACGTCGTATACTTGTAAAACTGGAATCATACTTCCACTTGCAACTACATAAAATGGGTTTTGTGTTCCAAAAGCAACTTGTAATCCTATCCAAATAATTAAAACTCCTACGCCTACAATGATAATATCTTTGATAACTCCTTTAGAGATGGATCTTTTTGCCAATTACATTATCGCCTTAGTATCATTGATTAAATTTGTTAGCTAGATCTTGGTTCCACATTCTTCACAAAATTTAGAACCCTCCTTATTTCCAAAACCACAATTAGAGCATT
This genomic window from Nitrosopumilus ureiphilus contains:
- a CDS encoding signal peptidase I, which codes for MAKRSISKGVIKDIIIVGVGVLIIWIGLQVAFGTQNPFYVVASGSMIPVLQVYDVLVVQGHEPFEDIEIGDIIVFNRPSDHNRVIVHRVASIIDDDPKTIRTKGDANPASIPGTDFPITEEEYIGKVAYTIPQVGYVTQLLKPPINYVIIAVVIGIMVVKQMVKKKNEKELTFTDPINSENPDIIEDLSDIDKIEKDSEYSEHGETSEHGETSEDIEKKLEGIEKSVEENNTDEKKKE